The sequence below is a genomic window from Halosolutus gelatinilyticus.
CGCTCGACGCCGTCGGCTCCGTCGTCGGTCGGACGCTCCGTATCGCATTCCGCCGCGTCGGCCGCCGACTCCGCGGTTGGTCCGTCCGTCAGGACCCCTTCGCGGCGATCGGGCGAGTCGGCGGCGGAATCGGAAGGGGCCGTCACCCCCTCGGTCGGCGCGTCCCCGCCCATCACGTCCGCCGGCGAAACGCCGCCCTCGCTGGACCCATCGGCGTGGGTTCGAGCGGGGTCGGTCGAGTTCGACGGGTCGGGTTCGTCGGACGGCGCCTCGGCCCGGTCGGACTCGGCGCCGCCCGCGGGCGCTCCCGCGCCGTCGATCGGATCCGTCGCAGCACCGGCGTCGGCGGGGTCGGCCGTCTCCTCGATGTCGTCGAGCGTGTCGAGCACTCGGCTCTTGTTCGACTGAATCCGATCGACGAGGTCCTCGAAGAGGTCCTGTTCCTCGGCGGTGAGGCCCTCGTCGTCCGCTGGCATTCCGGCGGCGGACAGACTGGCCTGCTTGACGAGTTTCCCCATGCGGCGCTCGTAGATGGCCTCGACGACGTCGCGGGCCGTCTCGATCTCGTCGGTGAGTCGACCGACTTCGGGCGAGGAGAACGGATCGGCGGCCCGCTCGGCGACGCGTTCGCGCTCGGCTTCCAGGTCGGCGATGTACTCGCCGACCTCCTGGTAGAACGAGGGGCGCAGGTTCTGGAGGCTGTCCTTCTGGCGCTCCTTGCTCTGTACCGTGCGCAACTCGTCTAAGTTCATTCTTTCTCCTTTTCGGCCCTGCCGCGCGCCATGAGAAACACGGCAACGTACTCCGGTAGTGACTGTTCACCCTCCGCGACTGTAAAACTATTCCCCCCGAGTTCGACCTCGCCGCCTCGGCTCACGTCGACGGTGATTTCGTGCCCCTTGAAGGTGTCCGGAACCGCGTCCACCAGCGGCTCGAAGTCGTCGATCTCGTCGCGATCGAGCCGCACCGTCTCGAGGCCGCTCCCGCCGTGGAGGCTGCCCGGCAGCCGGATGAGCCGGTTCGTGTCGGTGGTGACAGGCTCGTCGATCGGCGCGTTGTCGCGGTCGACGGCTTTCGCGGCGAAGCGCTCGGCGAGTTGGGCGACCGCGGTGTGGACGGTGACGTTGCCAGCCTCGAGTCCCTCGCGGTTGTTCCGGGCGGCGTTCAGGGTCGCCTGCGCCTTCCCGTCGCCGATGCCGTCGAACTCCTGGAGGCGCGCAAGGGCGTCGTCCTCGTCCATCTCGAGGAGATCGTCGACGAAGGCCATGAAGTGGTCGTGGATCCGCCCGCCCCAGCCCCCGTCGATCCGGAGCGTTCGCCGTTCGGTGGGCGTCCGCCGTCCGAGCCCCGCGACCGTCTCCGTTTCGATCAGTTCGTCGAAGTTCAGGCCGATCCCGCGGACGTAGTCGACGATCTCGCGGCGGTGCTCGCGATCGAGGTGCAGGACGTTCTCGTCGCGAACGTGCACGTGGTAGCCCCGCCCGCCCGAGAAGACGATCTCCAGGTCATCGAAGCCGAAGTCATCTTCGAGGAAGTCGAGCAGTCGGAACAGAGCGTCCTTGCAGGTGGCGAGCATCTCCGCGTAGGAGTCCTCGCCGAGGGTGACGTTCGGGAGGTGGTCGGCATCGAGGTCGAAGACAAGGTCCGCGGACTGCCAGTCCTTTTCGCCCATCGAACTCGCACCGGGATCGCGAAATCGCCCCGCGGAGAAGTAGACGTGTCGCGGACGCTTGCGGACGAGAAATTCGGAGAGTTCGCCGAGCTCCAGCAACGATCGGTGCCGTACCATCGTCGTCCCTGGCCCGTCCGTCCAGGGGATGAAGCCCCACTCGCGTTCGTTGGCCGCGGGCGGCGGCGTCAGCTCCGTCCGCCGGTAGTGGTCCCGAAATCGCCCCCGAAGATAGGCCCTCGTTCGCTCCTCCATACGCCTCGGGTACTCTCGAGTGTGGAAGTATAATCCTGCCGAATGACCCGATGTCGCGAGACCCGTTCCGAGCCGCGGCCGAACCGACTCGGCCGCGTTCGGTTCACCGGGATTTTGTAGCTCGGAAAATAACTTCGGCGGGTGATGGACTCCCTGTTCGATCCGGAACGGTTGCTGGACCGCGAGAACGTCGACGTCCGCGAGGAGACCCGCAACGTCACCCGATCGGAGTTCGAGACCGTTCGCGAAACCGTCGACAGCCACGTCGCGGTGGGCGTCACCAACGACGAGGGCG
It includes:
- the priS gene encoding DNA primase small subunit PriS; the protein is MEERTRAYLRGRFRDHYRRTELTPPPAANEREWGFIPWTDGPGTTMVRHRSLLELGELSEFLVRKRPRHVYFSAGRFRDPGASSMGEKDWQSADLVFDLDADHLPNVTLGEDSYAEMLATCKDALFRLLDFLEDDFGFDDLEIVFSGGRGYHVHVRDENVLHLDREHRREIVDYVRGIGLNFDELIETETVAGLGRRTPTERRTLRIDGGWGGRIHDHFMAFVDDLLEMDEDDALARLQEFDGIGDGKAQATLNAARNNREGLEAGNVTVHTAVAQLAERFAAKAVDRDNAPIDEPVTTDTNRLIRLPGSLHGGSGLETVRLDRDEIDDFEPLVDAVPDTFKGHEITVDVSRGGEVELGGNSFTVAEGEQSLPEYVAVFLMARGRAEKEKE